In Cryptococcus gattii WM276 chromosome A, complete sequence, one genomic interval encodes:
- a CDS encoding Hypothetical protein (Similar to SGTC gene model, INSD accession EAL22612.1; CNBB2440) — translation MSINSVNPYANNGQLSQLEQELLWEFAKLSDKVKRAANLAKLTAESPNESLLAELRTLEKRMGLVLTLVKASVWAVIVDSQAAEEARQQQSAESAPEISYNETRSWEDSIMR, via the exons ATGTCTATAAATTCAGTCAACCCATA CGCAAATAACGGTCAGCTTTCACAACTAGAGCAGGAGCTTCTGTGGGAATTTGCCAAACTGAGCGACAAAGTGAAACGC GCCGCCAACTTGGCCAAGTTAACCGCCGAATCTCCCAATGAGTCACTATTAGCAGAACTGCGAACTTTGGAGAAGCGAATGGGTTTGGTTCTCACACTG GTAAAAGCCTCAGTATGGGCGGTGATTGTAGATTCACAagcagcagaagaagcGAGACAGCAACAATCCGCCGAATCGGCACCCGAAATATCGTACAACGAAACGCGTTCATGGGAGGACAGTATAATGCGGTAA
- a CDS encoding Sphinganine C4-hydroxylase, putative (Similar to TIGR gene model, INSD accession AAW41593.1), translating into MASLFSYQHVYSHNSTMLSTIIPTALHAPFYHTTRPNLLPFMSDKHLSLAAPVLAYWLYSFFFHFLDTAQFSYFEKRRIHDSPEVLARNKVTVTQVIKAVILQHVIQTVLGIFWLEDDEAIFRREVMKDHLAAMSNLSPWVADGVLLVLGRRVGEQVLKRNGEAIVRWMYWWGIPALQMLLAFFVIDTWQYFWHRSMHTNHWLYRNFHSHHHRLYTPYAFGALYNHPVEGFILDTLGAAIAEEVSFMTIRQATLLFTVSTLKTVDDHCGYRLWWDPCQLFFANNADYHDIHHQGYGIKSNFSQPFFTNWDKLLGTRMTREEANSKGRWKGVGDEHILEQGPAKKLD; encoded by the exons ATGGCTTCATTATTCTCTTACCAACATGTCTACTCCCACAACTCCACAATGCTCTCTACCATTATTCCTACCGCCCTTCATGCCCCCTTCTACCACACGACCCGTCCCAATCTTCTCCCATTCATGTCCGACAAACACCTTTCACTAGCGGCTCCCGTGCTAGCTTATTGGCTGTactcttttttcttccaTTTTCTCGACACTGCCCAATTCTCTTACTTTGAAAAGCGCAGAATACATGACTCGCCTGAGGTGCTTGCGCGGAACAAGGTCACAGTGACGCAGGTGATCAAAGCGGTCATTTTGCAGCATGTCATCCAAACAGTTCTTGGCATCTTCTGGcttgaggatgatgaagcaaTATTCAGGAGAGAAGTTATGAAGGACCATCTTGCGGCCATGAGTAACCTGTCACCTTGGGTAGCTGATGGAGTTTTACTTGTGcttggaagaagagttgggGAACAGGTGCTGAAGAGAAATGGTGAAGCAATCGTCCGTTGGATGTACTGGTGGGGTATTCCTGCTTTACAAATGCTTCTTGCATT CTTTGTGATTGACACTTGGCAATATTTTTGGCACCGATCCATGCACACAAATCACTGGCTCTACCGCAACTTCCACTCCCACCATCATCGTCTTTATACCCCTTATGCTTTTGGCGCTCTTTACAACCACCCAGTAGAAGGTTTCATTCTTGATACCCTTGGCGCCGCCATTGCCGAAGAGGTTTCTTTCATGACCATCCGACAAGCGACTCTACTGTTCACAGTTTCGACTCTCAAAACCGTAGACGACCACTGTGGCTACCGGCTGTGGTGGGATCCTTGCCAGCTGTTCTTTGCCAACAATGCGGATTACCATGACATCCATCATCAGGGCTATGGTATTAAGTCTAACTTTAGCCAGCCATTTTT CACTAACTGGGATAAACTGCTTGGGACCAGAATGACTCGTGAAGAGGCCAACTCCAAGGGGCGTTGGAAGGGTGTCGGAGATGAGCATATCTTGGAGCAAGGACCGGCCAAGAAACTGGATTAA
- a CDS encoding Hypothetical protein (CNBB2460) translates to MHENPQHPPDKSLSNIFDPIRSPSLAIPPEPAPAYSALPSRDTDFFLAPVLGGKVGDIELVTVDGKRFLVHRKLLEQETVFFHIYYGFVPVWRSESSRSTQLNQPRAVPIELPPNSHRPAQSRERDATPLSNILCLPKLLAAHLSRSPGVASLLTSHQRQNGDNPRDDSSTPLINNEDNPDSPPPAFQDLPPPPPPKDVTAPVPTSSRYTWAVPEPSTVLIAFLSLIYPPGIISASPTSLLTSLELTGRVVRAALGYQSAKALSTARDHMVHWVDESPVQVYAMASFFRFGDLERLASVKAVRVSPSQWPEDARVFMGRTSASKLMALQSARLTGLKQILSGPIEEDEHAHTCVRFPMARYVWRRMADETCKKVCADSDLIELLDADLRGVHCGGCLVLLGQSVQRCLYEARELRRMV, encoded by the exons ATGCACGAAAACCCTCAGCACCCACCCGACAAATCTCTGTCCAACATCTTTGACCCCATCCGCTCTCCATCCCTTGCCATCCCCCCTGAACCGGCGCCGGCGTACTCTGCCCTGCCAAGCCGTGATACCGATTTTTTCCTCGCGCCTGTCCTGGGAGGCAAAGTGGGTGATATCGAGCTTGTGACCGTAGATGGCAAGAGATTCTTGGTGCACAGAAAATTATTGGAGCAGGAGACTGTTTTCTTTCACATCTA CTACGGGTTTGTCCCAGTGTGGCGATCGGAGAGTTCCCGATCGACGCAATTGAATCAGCCTCGTGCAGTTCCAATCGAGTTGCCACCTAATTCTCATCGCCCGGCTCAGTCTCGTGAGCGTGACGCAACGCCGCTAAGCAATATTCTTTGTCTCCCGAAACTTCTTGCAGCCCACTTGTCCCGATCTCCTGGGGTAGCTTCCTTGTTAACTTCACACCAGCGACAGAACGGGGATAATCCACGCGATGATTCGTCCACCCCCTTGATTAACAACGAAGACAATCCAGACTCACCGCCTCCAGCTTTCCAAGACCTtccgcctcctcctcctccgaAAGACGTTACGGCGCCTGTACCTACCTCGTCCCGATACACATGGGCCGTACCAGAACCCTCCACCGTTCTAATCGctttcctctctctcatTTATCCTCCAGGAATTATTTCTGCGTCTCCCACGAGCCTGCTAACATCGCTCGAGTTGACCGGTCGAGTTGTTCGCGCTGCATTGGGGTATCAAAGTGCAAAAGCGCTTAGCACTGCAAGAGATCATATGGTCCACTGGGTGGATGAGAGTCCTGTACAGGTTTATGCAATGGCCAGCTTCTTCAGATTTGGAGATTTGGAGCGGTTGGCCAGTGTTAAAGCTGTCAGAGTGTCACCATCACAATGGCCGGAAGATGCCAGGGTGTTCATGGGCCGTACTTCGGCTAGCAAGCTAATGGCACTTCAGAGTGCAAGGTTAACAGGACTGAAGCAGATCTTAAGCGGGCCCATAGAGGAGGACGAGCATGCGCATACGTGCGTGAGATTCCCTATGGCGAGATATGtatggaggaggatggcGGATGAGACATGCAAGAAGGTGTGCGCTGATAGTGATCTCATTGAGCTGTTGGACGCTGACCTGCGAGGGGTTCATTGCGGAGGGTGCCTTGTATTGCTTGGGCAGAGTGTGCAGAGGTGTTTGTACGAGGCGAGAGAATTGCGCCGCATGGTCTGA